In Drosophila yakuba strain Tai18E2 chromosome 2R, Prin_Dyak_Tai18E2_2.1, whole genome shotgun sequence, a single genomic region encodes these proteins:
- the LOC6531791 gene encoding protein Rae1 isoform X2: MNQFGQVMQNQQQDYELPEPPNDSISALEFVPPSSCWNAICAGSWDNTVRIWEVQSDRVVPKVMKSLEGIPLDIAWNDSGSKVYLGDSNGLVSEWDLESNQLRKVGAHARAARTCHRMGTGNYLATTSWDKTIRFWDPRAAMELIRKELPDRSYAADVLNEVAVVACGDGSILVYTLLGGPVEQARMKSPGEGNSQVRSLALHRNCELTSWLIAKTNGMVFDQSLAQRTGSSPIRCHRHRQEGTGGGGMLDVYAVHDVKVNRVTQCIATVGSDGVFCFWDSQMRSTLLESKVHPQPITKCAISGDGQLFAYALGYDWSQGHEFFDSCKKSQIFLRPF, from the exons ATGAATCAATTCGGCCAAGTGATGCAAAACCAGCAACAGGATTACGAACTACCCGAACCGCCCAACGATTCCATATCAGCCCTGGAGTTTGTGCCACCATCGAGTTGCTGGAACGCAATCTGCGCCGGCAGTTGGGACAACACCGTGCGCATCTGGGAGGTGCAATCGGACAGGGTGGTGCCCAAGGTGATGAAGTCGCTGGAGGGCATACCACTGGATATCGCTTGGAACGACTCGGGCAGCAAGGTGTACCTGGGCGACTCCAACGGCTTGGTGTCCGAGTGGGACTTGGAGTCCAACCAGCTGAGGAAGGTGGGCGCTCACGCGCGAGCAGCACGCACTTGCCATCGGATGGGCACGGGCAACTACCTGGCCACCACCTCCTGGGACAAGACCATCAGG TTCTGGGACCCGCGTGCTGCCATGGAACTGATCCGGAAGGAGCTGCCGGATCGCAGCTACGCCGCCGATGTCCTCAACgaggtggcggtggtggcctGCGGCGATGGATCCATCCTGGTCTACACCCTGCTGGGCGGACCCGTGGAGCAGGCGCGCATGAAGAGTCCGGGAGAGGGCAACAGCCAAGTGCGATCGTTGGCGCTCCACCGGAACTGTGAGCTAACCAGCTGGCTGATTGCCAAGACGAACGGCATGGTGTTCGACCAGAGCCTGGCCCAACGTACGGGCAGTTCTCCCATCCggtgccatcgccatcgccaggaGGGCaccggcggcggcggcatgCTGGACGTCTATGCGGTGCACGATGTGAAGGTCAATAGGGTGACGCAGTGCATTGCCACGGTGGGCTCGGATGGGGTGTTCTGCTTCTGGGACAGCCAGATGCGCTCCACGCTGCTGGAGAGCAAGGTGCATCCGCAGCCGATCACCAAGTGCGCCATCAGCGGCGATGGCCAGTTGTTTGCCTATGCCCTGGGCTACGATTGGTCCCAGGGACACGAGTTCTTCGATTCCTGCAAAAAGTCACAGATATTCTTGCGTCCGTTTTAA
- the LOC6531791 gene encoding protein Rae1 isoform X1: MNQFGQVMQNQQQDYELPEPPNDSISALEFVPPSSCWNAICAGSWDNTVRIWEVQSDRVVPKVMKSLEGIPLDIAWNDSGSKVYLGDSNGLVSEWDLESNQLRKVGAHARAARTCHRMGTGNYLATTSWDKTIRSLQFWDPRAAMELIRKELPDRSYAADVLNEVAVVACGDGSILVYTLLGGPVEQARMKSPGEGNSQVRSLALHRNCELTSWLIAKTNGMVFDQSLAQRTGSSPIRCHRHRQEGTGGGGMLDVYAVHDVKVNRVTQCIATVGSDGVFCFWDSQMRSTLLESKVHPQPITKCAISGDGQLFAYALGYDWSQGHEFFDSCKKSQIFLRPF, translated from the exons ATGAATCAATTCGGCCAAGTGATGCAAAACCAGCAACAGGATTACGAACTACCCGAACCGCCCAACGATTCCATATCAGCCCTGGAGTTTGTGCCACCATCGAGTTGCTGGAACGCAATCTGCGCCGGCAGTTGGGACAACACCGTGCGCATCTGGGAGGTGCAATCGGACAGGGTGGTGCCCAAGGTGATGAAGTCGCTGGAGGGCATACCACTGGATATCGCTTGGAACGACTCGGGCAGCAAGGTGTACCTGGGCGACTCCAACGGCTTGGTGTCCGAGTGGGACTTGGAGTCCAACCAGCTGAGGAAGGTGGGCGCTCACGCGCGAGCAGCACGCACTTGCCATCGGATGGGCACGGGCAACTACCTGGCCACCACCTCCTGGGACAAGACCATCAGG TCCTTACAGTTCTGGGACCCGCGTGCTGCCATGGAACTGATCCGGAAGGAGCTGCCGGATCGCAGCTACGCCGCCGATGTCCTCAACgaggtggcggtggtggcctGCGGCGATGGATCCATCCTGGTCTACACCCTGCTGGGCGGACCCGTGGAGCAGGCGCGCATGAAGAGTCCGGGAGAGGGCAACAGCCAAGTGCGATCGTTGGCGCTCCACCGGAACTGTGAGCTAACCAGCTGGCTGATTGCCAAGACGAACGGCATGGTGTTCGACCAGAGCCTGGCCCAACGTACGGGCAGTTCTCCCATCCggtgccatcgccatcgccaggaGGGCaccggcggcggcggcatgCTGGACGTCTATGCGGTGCACGATGTGAAGGTCAATAGGGTGACGCAGTGCATTGCCACGGTGGGCTCGGATGGGGTGTTCTGCTTCTGGGACAGCCAGATGCGCTCCACGCTGCTGGAGAGCAAGGTGCATCCGCAGCCGATCACCAAGTGCGCCATCAGCGGCGATGGCCAGTTGTTTGCCTATGCCCTGGGCTACGATTGGTCCCAGGGACACGAGTTCTTCGATTCCTGCAAAAAGTCACAGATATTCTTGCGTCCGTTTTAA
- the LOC6531793 gene encoding uncharacterized protein LOC6531793, translating into MANEAGKPPLRSRFCTVLNHEVLDPNEYMVHFAKRRKDDLIVESQVCGWCYKMDFENLETPKLSRKQSAKRSDARSTSSPGAEEGTGGAGEIPCPSTSSDALVQAIQPWLGKSTASLEFAVEDHQ; encoded by the coding sequence ATGGCTAACGAAGCCGGAAAGCCGCCCTTGAGGTCACGCTTCTGCACAGTCTTGAACCACGAGGTCCTCGATCCGAATGAGTACATGGTGCACTTCGCCAAGCGGAGGAAGGATGACCTCATAGTCGAGAGCCAGGTCTGCGGTTGGTGCTACAAAATGGATTTTGAAAACCTCGAAACACCCAAGTTGTCCAGGAAGCAGTCCGCCAAACGTTCGGATGCGCGGAGTACCAGCTCaccaggagcagaagaaggaacaggaggagcaggagagATCCCCTGTCCGTCCACTTCGAGTGATGCCTTAGTGCAGGCTATTCAACCCTGGCTGGGCAAAAGTACTGCGTCCTTGGAGTTCGCGGTAGAAGATCATCAGTAG
- the LOC6531794 gene encoding protein ORD: MSLVIDCCPIDSAMDLPKHLPTLKNAKKFLSETNDCKLFLEMCGENTLNKNHTIKFITLKINNCLGCDAVEINFSKADNVHMIIYSLVKDLSKDLPAVTPVAQAILLLCSLTYPDAESLETIPQLEIGKGSVSMSFEMHPMDKDKATEQTQEPEPESDLDDGPSTSRQAIERLEQRAQRKAKKATTRNLQSQVTHVTVERRFDASFLNIVTYRIDGGKRQTCRLPEFHAKFFVRPQHSINLLRQLHEKCSGNWLKVIQSDGDGDAFRKFRDPDSPFETFVKLFDSDPMPSNDVICKLVKTCLHIDEAVRLSEREFILEVFNQVRHIFEYITAQEYTVWFLVPCLSDNDQQHSTTLEDFDLTKVRTSIRPAGDTTNIWRDHTDHNIKDILLVAFQLDLATHVNQSVLVISHLETLAEFSTMQYVTAFFMNDFYSKKDSDPRWICHRYLERIVDVALFMGVIVIIEYPSAFTLLQEGRHLIKCFQKENRDSTGAMQWEIFEDVVKESESDLEFLKQAVSKDQPNM; encoded by the exons ATGTCATTAGTCATCGATTGCTGCCCTATCGATAGTGCGATGGACCTACCAAAGCACTTACCTACACTGAAGAacgccaaaaagtttttgagCGAGACCAATGATTGCAAATTGTTCTTAGAAATGTGCGGAGAAAATACGCTTAATAAAAACCacacaattaaatttatcaCA TTGAAAATCAACAATTGCCTGGGCTGCGATGCGGTGGAAATCAACTTCTCGAAAGCGGACAATGTGCACATGATCATCTACAGTTTGGTCAAGGATCTGTCAAAGGATCTACCGGCCGTCACGCCCGTGGCCCAGGCCATCCTGCTCCTCTGCTCCCTCACCTATCCGGATGCAGAAAGTCTGGAGACGATTCCGCAGCTGGAAATCGGCAAGGGAAGTGTCTCCATGAGCTTCGAAATGCATCCCATGGATAAGGACAAGGCCACGGAGCAAACTCAGGAGCCGGAGCCGGAGAGCGACCTGGATGACGGACCCTCCACCTCGAGGCAGGCCATAGAGCGACTGGAGCAGCGGGCGCAGCGCAAGGCCAAGAAGGCGACCACTAGGAACCTGCAGTCCCAAGTCACCCACGTGACCGTCGAGCGCAGATTCGACGCCTCCTTCCTGAACATTGTTACCTATCGGATCGACGgcggcaaacggcaaacgtGCCGCCTCCCTGAGTTCCACGCCAAGTTCTTTGTGCGGCCCCAGCACTCGATCAATCTCCTGAGGCAGCTGCACGAGAAGTGCTCTGGGAACTGGCTGAAGGTCATCCAAAGCGACGGCGATGGTGACGCCTTCAGAAAGTTTAG AGATCCCGATAGCCCATTCGAGACCTTTGTGAAGCTATTCGATTCCGACCCAATGCCATCAAACGATGTGATCTGCAAGCTGGTCAAAACATGCCTGCACATCGATGAGGCAGTGCGTCTGTCGGAGCGGGAATTCATACTGGAGGTCTTCAACCAGGTGCGCCACATTTTCGAGTACATCACGGCTCAGGAGTACACCGTATGGTTTCTGGTTCCCTGCCTAAGTGACAACGACCAGCAGCATTCCACG ACCCTCGAGGACTTCGATTTGACCAAAGTGAGAACCTCTATTCGACCAGCCGGCGATACCACCAACATTTGGAGGGATCATACCGATCACAACATCAAGGATATTCTACTGGTGGCCTTTCAGTTGGACCTGGCCACGCATGTCAATCAGTCGGTTCTCGTTATTAGCCATTTGGAAACG CTGGCAGAGTTTTCCACCATGCAATATGTGACGGCCTTCTTTATGAACGACTTCTACTCCAAGAAAGACTCTGATCCT AGATGGATATGCCACCGCTACTTGGAGCGCATCGTGGATGTGGCCTTGTTTATGGGAGTAATCGTCATCATCGAGTACCCCAGTGCCTTCACACTATTGCAGGAGGGTCGCCACTTGATCAAGTGCTTCCAGAAGGAAAATCGGGATTCCACGGGCGCTATGCAATGGGAAATATTCGAAGATGTGGTGAAGGAAAGCGAGTCCGACCTCGAGTTTCTCAAGCAGGCCGTGAGCAAAGACCAGCCGAACATGTAG